A section of the Pseudomonas sp. Q1-7 genome encodes:
- the purU gene encoding formyltetrahydrofolate deformylase, whose product MQHATSHFILKISCPAVSGIVAAVTTYLAEKGCYISEMSQFDDDTSGRFFMRAVFRFNDQYDGDIDEIEQGFDAVARRFDMEWTLHSTTQPMRVLLMVSKYDHCLSDLLYRHQKGEMDMQITAIVSNHLDLRPMAEREGIRFIYLPVTRDTKAQQEAALMKIIDETQTELVVLARYMQILSDDLCKQLSGRAINIHHSFLPGFKGAKPYHQAYERGVKLIGATAHYVTSDLDEGPIIEQEVQRVDHAYLPDDLVAVGRDTETVALSKAVKYHLEHRVFLNGDRTVIFR is encoded by the coding sequence ATGCAACACGCCACCAGCCATTTCATCCTCAAGATCAGTTGCCCGGCCGTATCGGGCATTGTCGCGGCGGTGACCACCTACCTGGCGGAAAAGGGTTGCTACATCAGCGAGATGTCGCAGTTCGACGACGACACCAGCGGCCGTTTCTTCATGCGCGCGGTGTTCCGCTTCAACGACCAGTACGACGGCGACATCGACGAAATCGAGCAAGGCTTCGATGCCGTCGCCCGCCGCTTCGACATGGAGTGGACCCTGCACAGCACCACCCAGCCCATGCGCGTGTTATTGATGGTGAGCAAGTACGACCACTGCCTGTCCGACCTGCTCTACCGCCACCAGAAAGGCGAGATGGACATGCAGATCACCGCCATCGTCTCCAACCACCTGGACCTGCGTCCGATGGCCGAGCGCGAAGGCATCCGCTTCATCTACCTGCCGGTCACCCGCGACACCAAGGCCCAGCAGGAAGCGGCGCTGATGAAGATCATTGATGAAACGCAGACCGAGCTGGTGGTGCTCGCGCGCTACATGCAGATCCTCTCCGACGACCTGTGCAAGCAACTCTCCGGCCGCGCCATCAACATCCACCACTCGTTCCTCCCCGGCTTCAAGGGGGCCAAGCCCTACCACCAGGCTTACGAGCGTGGTGTGAAGCTGATCGGCGCCACCGCCCACTATGTCACCTCGGACCTCGACGAAGGCCCGATCATCGAGCAGGAAGTGCAGCGTGTGGATCACGCCTATCTCCCCGACGACCTTGTGGCGGTGGGGCGTGATACCGAAACCGTGGCCCTGTCCAAGGCGGTGAAATATCACCTGGAGCACCGGGTCTTCCTCAATGGCGACCGCACGGTGATCTTCCGGTGA
- the glnT gene encoding type III glutamate--ammonia ligase has product MLPTETQRIIDQHGIKYVLAQFVDIHGAAKTKSVPVSGLKTVAEDGAGFAGFAICGMGMEPHGPDFMARGDLSTLIPVPWQPGYGRVVCIGHVDGKPWPYDTRYVLQQQVQRLTDKGWTLNTGLEPEFSLFRRGADGKLQLVDATDNLDKPCYDYKGLSRSREFLERLTEALQPVGFDIYQIDHEDANGQFEINYTYSDAMESADRFTFFRMAAGEIANDMGMICSFMPKPDPKRAGNGMHFHLSIGSASNKNLFHDPNDPSGMGLSKLAYHFAAGLLAHGPALCAFAAPTVNSYKRLVVGRSLSGATWAPAFIAFGANNRSAMVRVPYGRLEFRLPDAGCNPYLVTAAIIAAGLDGIDRQLEPDTVCNENLYNLSLEEISARGIKTLPQSLKEATDALEADSLFREVLGPEIVDEFIKQKRMEWVEYSRHVSDWEIQRYTEFF; this is encoded by the coding sequence ATGTTGCCAACTGAAACGCAGCGCATCATCGACCAGCACGGCATCAAGTACGTGCTGGCCCAGTTTGTCGATATCCACGGCGCCGCGAAGACCAAGTCCGTGCCGGTGTCTGGCCTCAAGACGGTGGCCGAGGATGGCGCCGGATTCGCCGGCTTCGCTATCTGCGGCATGGGTATGGAACCCCACGGTCCGGACTTCATGGCGCGTGGCGACCTCTCCACTCTGATCCCGGTACCGTGGCAGCCGGGCTACGGCCGGGTAGTGTGCATTGGCCATGTGGATGGCAAGCCCTGGCCGTACGACACCCGCTATGTGCTGCAACAACAGGTCCAGCGCCTGACCGACAAGGGCTGGACCCTGAACACCGGCCTGGAGCCGGAATTCAGCCTGTTCCGCCGCGGCGCCGACGGCAAGCTGCAACTGGTGGACGCCACCGACAACCTCGATAAGCCCTGCTACGACTACAAGGGCCTGTCGCGCTCCCGCGAATTCCTCGAACGCCTGACCGAAGCCCTGCAACCGGTGGGCTTCGACATCTATCAGATCGACCACGAGGACGCGAACGGCCAGTTCGAGATCAACTACACCTACAGCGACGCCATGGAATCGGCGGACCGCTTCACCTTCTTCCGCATGGCTGCCGGCGAGATCGCCAACGACATGGGCATGATCTGCTCCTTCATGCCCAAGCCCGATCCGAAGCGCGCCGGCAACGGCATGCATTTCCACCTGTCGATCGGCAGCGCCAGCAACAAGAACCTCTTCCACGACCCGAACGACCCCAGCGGCATGGGGCTCTCCAAGCTGGCCTACCACTTTGCCGCTGGTCTCCTGGCCCATGGTCCGGCCCTGTGCGCCTTTGCCGCCCCCACGGTGAACTCCTACAAGCGCCTGGTGGTGGGTCGCTCGCTGTCTGGCGCGACCTGGGCACCGGCCTTCATCGCCTTCGGCGCCAACAACCGCTCGGCCATGGTGCGCGTGCCCTACGGCCGCCTGGAGTTCCGCCTGCCGGATGCCGGCTGTAACCCCTATCTGGTCACCGCCGCGATCATTGCCGCGGGCCTCGACGGCATCGACCGCCAGCTGGAGCCGGACACCGTCTGTAACGAGAACCTCTACAACCTGAGCCTGGAGGAAATATCCGCGCGCGGCATCAAGACCCTGCCGCAATCGCTCAAGGAAGCCACCGACGCCCTGGAAGCCGACTCGCTGTTCCGCGAGGTACTCGGCCCCGAAATCGTCGACGAATTCATCAAGCAGAAGCGCATGGAGTGGGTGGAGTACAGCCGCCACGTCTCCGACTGGGAGATCCAGCGTTACACCGAATTCTTCTGA
- a CDS encoding class II glutamine amidotransferase, producing MCGIVGLYLKKPELEGQLGKLFEPMLEAMTDRGPDSAGFAIYGDEVADGWVKLTLQASAPDYGWKHLMGALEGRLGCSLEWFKNASAAVLKVNCDEERARAALAALAPDVRIMSAGQSIEILKGMGLPKEISERFGLANMKGSHIIGHTRMATESAVTMEGSHPFSTGADLCLVHNGSLSNHSRLRQELKRQGINFETENDTEVAAGYLTWRLQQGDSLKEALDHSLEDLDGFFTFAIGTRNGFAVIRDPIACKPAILAETDDYVAMASEYQALASLPGIDNAKVWEPEPATMYIWERA from the coding sequence ATGTGCGGAATCGTAGGCCTTTACCTGAAGAAGCCCGAGCTGGAAGGCCAGCTCGGCAAACTGTTCGAACCCATGCTCGAAGCCATGACCGACCGTGGTCCGGACAGCGCCGGCTTCGCCATCTACGGCGATGAAGTGGCCGACGGTTGGGTCAAGCTGACCCTGCAAGCATCGGCCCCCGACTATGGCTGGAAGCACCTGATGGGTGCCCTGGAAGGACGTCTCGGCTGCTCCCTGGAGTGGTTCAAGAACGCCAGCGCTGCCGTCCTCAAGGTCAACTGCGATGAAGAGCGCGCACGCGCCGCGCTCGCCGCACTTGCCCCCGACGTGCGCATCATGAGCGCCGGCCAGAGCATCGAAATTCTCAAGGGCATGGGCCTGCCGAAGGAGATCTCCGAGCGCTTCGGACTCGCGAACATGAAGGGCAGCCACATCATCGGCCATACCCGCATGGCTACCGAAAGCGCGGTGACCATGGAAGGCAGCCACCCGTTCTCCACTGGCGCCGACCTCTGCCTGGTGCACAACGGTTCGCTCTCCAACCACTCGCGCCTGCGCCAGGAACTCAAGCGCCAGGGCATTAACTTCGAAACCGAGAACGACACCGAAGTCGCGGCCGGCTACCTGACCTGGCGCCTGCAACAGGGGGACAGCCTGAAGGAAGCGCTGGATCACTCCCTGGAAGACCTCGATGGCTTCTTCACTTTTGCCATCGGTACCCGCAACGGCTTCGCGGTGATTCGCGACCCGATCGCCTGCAAGCCGGCGATCCTCGCCGAAACCGACGACTACGTCGCCATGGCCTCTGAGTACCAGGCGCTGGCCAGCCTGCCGGGCATCGACAACGCCAAGGTCTGGGAGCCCGAACCCGCCACCATGTATATCTGGGAACGCGCCTGA
- a CDS encoding sarcosine oxidase subunit delta, translated as MKIMNCPLNGPRNISEFTYGGEFKVMPDPATCTDAEWADYVFNSDNAAGVVREWWMHNASSYWFLAERHTVTDQIIRTFDPKELFTQRVEFATHAQEIAG; from the coding sequence ATGAAAATCATGAACTGCCCGCTCAACGGCCCCCGGAACATCAGCGAATTCACCTACGGCGGTGAGTTCAAGGTCATGCCTGACCCGGCCACCTGCACCGACGCCGAATGGGCCGATTACGTATTCAACAGCGACAACGCCGCCGGCGTGGTACGCGAGTGGTGGATGCACAACGCCTCCAGCTACTGGTTCCTCGCCGAACGCCATACGGTCACCGACCAGATCATTCGCACCTTCGACCCGAAGGAACTCTTCACCCAGCGGGTCGAGTTCGCCACGCACGCCCAGGAGATCGCCGGATGA
- a CDS encoding FAD-dependent oxidoreductase, translating into MPFNLLKYGLSSEYPVEVDLPPPTDLKPAYDVVIIGGGGHGLAIAYYLSKYHGITNVAVLEKSYLGGGNTARNTAVIRSNYLTSEGVRFYAESVKLFQNLSNEFDFNIMYSERGQLTLAHTDATVRAFRQRAEVNKHFGGRTEMIDRQQIRELVPTLNLDPGHLPVIAGLWHIDGATARHDAVAWGYAKQAAKRGVEIHQLTEVQDLVIENGRITAVKTNRGTVKCGCAVQAIAGASSLMLAKAGIRAPIHTYPLQAMVTQPFKPFLDPLVSSSALHCYVQQTSRGEIVFGGGSDPYPLYNTRSTLDLKESLLAHAIEMFPFMANAKLMRQWAGITDMTPDYSPIMGLSPVQNYYLDAGWGTWGFKSTPICGKTMAELVASGGKVPDLIKPFALDRFSTFQQVNEMGATAASH; encoded by the coding sequence ATGCCCTTCAATCTCCTGAAATACGGCCTGAGCTCCGAGTACCCGGTGGAGGTGGACCTGCCACCGCCCACCGATCTCAAGCCGGCCTACGACGTGGTCATCATCGGCGGCGGCGGCCACGGCCTGGCCATCGCCTACTACCTCAGCAAGTACCACGGCATCACCAATGTCGCGGTGCTGGAGAAGTCCTACCTGGGCGGCGGCAACACCGCGCGTAACACGGCGGTGATCCGTTCCAACTACCTCACCTCCGAAGGCGTGCGCTTCTACGCCGAGTCGGTGAAGCTGTTCCAGAACCTCTCCAACGAGTTCGACTTCAACATCATGTACTCCGAGCGCGGCCAGCTCACCCTGGCCCACACGGACGCCACGGTACGCGCCTTCCGCCAGCGCGCCGAAGTGAACAAGCACTTCGGTGGCCGCACCGAGATGATCGACCGCCAGCAGATCCGCGAACTGGTGCCGACCCTCAACCTTGACCCTGGTCATCTGCCGGTGATTGCGGGCCTATGGCACATCGACGGCGCCACCGCCCGCCACGACGCCGTGGCTTGGGGCTACGCCAAGCAGGCCGCCAAGCGCGGGGTGGAAATCCACCAGCTCACCGAAGTGCAGGACCTGGTGATCGAGAACGGCCGCATCACCGCGGTGAAGACCAACCGCGGCACGGTGAAATGCGGTTGCGCGGTGCAGGCCATCGCCGGCGCCAGTTCGCTGATGCTGGCCAAGGCGGGCATTCGCGCGCCGATCCACACCTACCCGCTGCAAGCGATGGTGACCCAGCCGTTCAAGCCCTTCCTCGACCCGCTGGTGAGCTCCTCCGCCCTGCACTGCTACGTGCAACAGACCAGCCGGGGCGAGATCGTGTTCGGCGGCGGCTCGGACCCGTACCCGCTGTACAACACGCGCTCCACCCTGGACCTGAAGGAAAGCCTGCTGGCCCACGCCATCGAGATGTTCCCCTTCATGGCCAACGCCAAGCTGATGCGCCAGTGGGCGGGCATCACCGACATGACCCCGGACTACAGCCCGATCATGGGCCTGTCGCCGGTGCAGAACTATTACCTAGACGCCGGTTGGGGCACCTGGGGCTTCAAGTCCACGCCCATCTGCGGCAAGACCATGGCCGAACTGGTGGCCAGCGGCGGCAAAGTGCCGGACCTGATCAAGCCCTTCGCCCTCGACCGCTTCAGCACCTTCCAACAGGTCAACGAAATGGGCGCCACGGCAGCAAGTCACTAA
- a CDS encoding FMN-binding glutamate synthase family protein, producing the protein MSEKHTPVLRESATFDRLTIQEIQRAAETGIYDIRGGGTKRKLPHFDDLLLLGASVSRYPLEGYREKCGTDVVLGTRFAKKPIHLKIPVTIAGMSFGALSANAKEALGRGASIAGTSTTTGDGGMTPEERGQSQHLVYQYLPSRYGMNPDDLRKADAIEIVLGQGAKPGGGGMLLGMKVTERVAGMRTLPIGVDQRSACRHPDWTGPDDLAIKIAELREITDWEKPIYVKIGASRPYYDVKLAVKAGADVIVLDGMQGGTAATQEVFIEHVGIPILPAIPQAVQALQEMGMHRKVQLIVSGGIRNGADVAKAMALGADAVAIGTAALVALGDNHPRLDDELKKIGSAAGYYDDWQNGRDPAGITTQDPELSKRLDPVEAGRRLANYLRVLVLEAQTMARACGKSHLHNLDPEDLVALTVEAAAMARVPLAGTSWIPGQGY; encoded by the coding sequence ATGAGCGAAAAACACACTCCGGTGCTGCGCGAATCCGCCACCTTCGATCGCCTGACCATCCAGGAAATCCAGCGCGCCGCCGAAACCGGCATCTATGACATCCGCGGTGGTGGCACCAAGCGCAAGCTGCCGCACTTCGACGACCTGCTGCTGCTCGGCGCTTCCGTGTCCCGCTACCCGCTGGAAGGCTATCGCGAGAAATGCGGCACCGACGTCGTGCTTGGCACCCGCTTCGCCAAGAAACCCATCCACCTGAAGATTCCGGTGACCATCGCCGGTATGAGCTTTGGCGCGCTGTCCGCCAACGCCAAGGAAGCGCTCGGCCGTGGCGCCAGCATCGCCGGCACCAGCACCACCACCGGCGACGGCGGCATGACCCCGGAAGAGCGCGGCCAGTCGCAGCACCTGGTGTACCAGTACCTGCCGTCGCGTTACGGCATGAACCCCGATGACCTGCGCAAGGCCGACGCCATCGAGATCGTCCTCGGCCAGGGCGCCAAGCCGGGCGGCGGCGGCATGCTGCTGGGCATGAAGGTGACCGAGCGCGTCGCCGGCATGCGTACCTTGCCCATTGGCGTCGACCAGCGCAGCGCCTGCCGTCATCCGGACTGGACCGGCCCGGACGACCTGGCGATCAAGATTGCCGAACTGCGAGAAATCACCGACTGGGAAAAACCCATCTACGTGAAGATCGGCGCCAGCCGCCCCTACTACGACGTCAAGCTGGCGGTGAAGGCCGGCGCCGACGTGATCGTCCTCGACGGCATGCAGGGCGGCACCGCCGCCACCCAGGAAGTGTTCATCGAGCACGTGGGCATCCCGATCCTCCCAGCCATTCCACAAGCCGTGCAGGCCCTGCAGGAGATGGGCATGCACCGGAAAGTGCAACTGATCGTCTCGGGTGGCATCCGCAACGGCGCCGACGTGGCCAAGGCCATGGCCCTGGGCGCCGACGCGGTGGCCATCGGCACCGCCGCCCTGGTGGCCCTCGGCGACAACCATCCGCGCCTGGATGACGAGCTGAAGAAGATCGGCTCGGCCGCCGGTTACTACGACGACTGGCAGAACGGCCGCGACCCGGCCGGCATCACCACCCAGGACCCGGAGCTGTCCAAGCGCCTGGACCCGGTGGAAGCCGGCCGCCGCCTGGCCAACTACCTGCGGGTGCTGGTGCTGGAAGCCCAGACCATGGCCCGCGCCTGCGGCAAATCCCACCTGCACAACCTCGACCCCGAGGACCTGGTGGCGCTGACCGTGGAAGCCGCCGCCATGGCCCGCGTGCCGCTGGCCGGCACCAGCTGGATTCCGGGGCAGGGCTACTGA
- the folD gene encoding bifunctional methylenetetrahydrofolate dehydrogenase/methenyltetrahydrofolate cyclohydrolase FolD, which yields MNAQAPIKLIDGKAAAARVLAEVAEEVREMKAGGVAPALAVVLVGHDPASQVYVRNKVLRAEECGIRSLEHKLPASTAEADLLALIRGLNADSGVNGILVQLPLPAHIDETRVLQAIDPLKDVDGFHAENVGGLSQGREVLTPCTPAGCLRLLQDTCGDLSGQHAVVIGRSNIVGKPMAALLLKAHCSVTVVHSKSANLRELCRQADIVIAAVGRPRLVDADWLKPGAVVIDVGINRIEEDGRAKLVGDVDFDSALTRAAAITPVPGGVGPMTIAFLMKNTLAAARLQHPAPSTPAQFPEAPCPSIS from the coding sequence GTGAACGCTCAAGCCCCCATCAAGCTGATCGACGGCAAGGCGGCCGCTGCCCGCGTGCTGGCCGAAGTGGCCGAGGAAGTACGCGAGATGAAAGCCGGTGGCGTTGCCCCTGCACTAGCAGTCGTGTTGGTCGGCCACGATCCGGCCAGCCAGGTCTACGTGCGCAACAAGGTGCTGCGGGCCGAGGAATGCGGTATCCGTTCCCTCGAACACAAGTTGCCGGCAAGCACCGCCGAAGCCGACCTGCTGGCACTTATCCGCGGCCTCAACGCCGACAGCGGCGTCAACGGCATCCTCGTGCAACTGCCGCTGCCGGCGCATATCGATGAAACCCGCGTGCTGCAGGCCATCGACCCGCTGAAGGACGTCGACGGCTTCCATGCCGAGAACGTCGGTGGCCTCAGCCAGGGACGCGAGGTGCTCACCCCCTGCACCCCGGCCGGCTGCCTGCGCCTGTTGCAGGACACCTGCGGCGATCTCTCCGGCCAACATGCGGTGGTGATCGGCCGCTCCAACATCGTCGGCAAGCCGATGGCCGCCCTGCTGCTCAAGGCCCATTGCTCGGTGACCGTGGTGCATTCAAAAAGCGCCAACCTGCGCGAGCTGTGCCGCCAGGCCGACATCGTGATCGCCGCCGTCGGCCGTCCACGGCTGGTGGATGCCGACTGGCTGAAACCCGGCGCCGTGGTCATCGATGTCGGCATCAACCGCATCGAGGAAGACGGCCGCGCGAAGCTCGTCGGTGACGTCGACTTCGACAGCGCCCTCACCCGCGCCGCCGCCATCACCCCGGTGCCCGGCGGTGTCGGCCCCATGACCATCGCCTTCCTGATGAAGAACACCCTGGCCGCGGCGCGCCTCCAGCACCCCGCTCCATCCACTCCTGCCCAGTTCCCGGAGGCGCCATGCCCTTCAATCTCCTGA
- a CDS encoding protein glxC: MKTVDLSTASVRELNQALHGDVQDREWVVTHPDGKHNLAVGVNQAVSIDIQGHAGYYCAGMNQRASVTVHGNVGVGVAENMMSGSVRVKGNASQAAGATAHGGLLVIEGDAGARCGISMKGVDIVVGGSIGHMSCFMAQAGRLVVCGDAGDALGDSLYETRIYVKGTVKSLGSDCIQKEMRAEHLEELKELLNRAGFNEDPASFRRYGSARQLYNFKVDNASAY; encoded by the coding sequence ATGAAAACCGTTGATCTTTCCACTGCCTCGGTGCGTGAACTGAACCAGGCCCTGCACGGCGACGTGCAGGACCGCGAATGGGTGGTCACCCATCCGGACGGCAAGCACAACCTCGCCGTGGGCGTGAATCAGGCCGTGAGCATCGATATCCAGGGCCATGCCGGCTACTACTGTGCAGGCATGAACCAGAGGGCCAGCGTCACCGTGCACGGCAACGTCGGCGTCGGTGTGGCGGAGAACATGATGTCCGGCTCTGTACGGGTGAAGGGCAATGCCTCCCAGGCCGCCGGCGCCACCGCCCATGGTGGTCTGCTGGTGATCGAAGGTGATGCCGGCGCACGCTGCGGTATTTCCATGAAGGGCGTCGACATCGTCGTCGGCGGCAGCATCGGCCACATGAGCTGCTTCATGGCCCAGGCCGGGCGCCTGGTGGTGTGCGGCGATGCCGGCGACGCCCTGGGCGACTCGCTCTATGAAACCCGCATCTACGTGAAGGGCACGGTGAAGTCCCTGGGCTCGGACTGCATCCAGAAGGAAATGCGCGCCGAACACCTGGAGGAACTGAAGGAGCTGCTCAACCGCGCCGGCTTCAACGAAGACCCGGCCAGCTTCAGGCGCTACGGCTCGGCTCGCCAGCTGTACAACTTCAAAGTCGATAACGCATCCGCGTACTGA
- a CDS encoding helix-turn-helix domain-containing protein, giving the protein MTTETPPRLRLEQYLGMQIKRQRQAQELKLADVARIAGISQGMLSKIENAQVSTSLDTLSRLCDVLGMPMSKLFSQYDQPDGNAILVKAGDGLEVVRRGTEKGHTYHLLNHTRGPKKNFEAYMVSMDDASEEFPTFAHPGTEFLHLLEGELVYRHGNQLYHMQAGDSLTFDGDVPHGPEKLLQVPIRLLSVMNYGNE; this is encoded by the coding sequence ATGACCACTGAGACCCCTCCCCGCCTCCGCCTGGAGCAGTACCTGGGCATGCAGATCAAGCGCCAGCGCCAGGCGCAGGAACTGAAGCTGGCGGACGTGGCGCGTATCGCCGGAATCAGCCAGGGCATGTTGAGCAAGATCGAGAACGCCCAGGTGTCCACCAGCCTGGATACCCTGAGCCGTCTGTGCGACGTGCTGGGCATGCCCATGTCCAAGCTGTTCAGCCAGTACGACCAGCCCGACGGCAACGCCATCCTGGTGAAGGCCGGTGATGGCCTGGAAGTGGTCCGCCGCGGCACCGAGAAGGGCCACACCTATCACCTGCTCAACCACACCCGTGGACCGAAGAAGAACTTCGAGGCCTACATGGTGAGCATGGATGACGCCAGCGAAGAGTTCCCCACCTTCGCCCACCCCGGCACGGAGTTTCTCCACCTGCTGGAAGGCGAACTGGTGTACCGCCACGGCAACCAGCTCTACCACATGCAGGCCGGGGACAGCCTGACCTTCGACGGCGACGTGCCCCATGGTCCGGAGAAGCTGCTGCAGGTGCCGATCCGCCTGTTGTCGGTGATGAACTACGGCAACGAGTAA